The nucleotide sequence TAAAATTCTAGAATTGGATTGCATTGGATATCTAATAAAATTTAAGGTATGTTGAAGGCGGAAATATCTGATAAAATTCAAGGTATGTTGAAGGGGGGATTGTTTCTAAAATTGGATTGGATAGGATATCTGATAAAATTCAAGGTATGTTGAAGGCAGAATTGTTTCTAGAATTGGATTGCATTGGATATCTAATAAAATTTAAGGTATGTTGAAGGCAAAAATATCTGATAAAATTCAAGGTATGTTGAAGGGGGGATTGTTTCTAGAATTGGATTGGATAGGATATCTGATAAAATTCAAGGTATGTTGAAGGCGGAATTGTTTCTAGAATTGGATTGCATTGGATATCTAATAAAATTTAAGATATGTTGAAGGCGGAAATATCTGATAAAATTCAAGGTATGTTGAAGGGGGTATTGTTTCTAGAATTGGATTGGATAATATATCTGATAAAATTCAAGGTATGTTGAAGGCGGAATTGTTTCTAGAATTGGATTGCATTGGATATCTAATAAAATTTAAGGTATGTTGAAGGCAAAAATATCTGATAAAATTCAAGGTATGTTGAAGGGGGGATTGTTTCTAGAATTGGATTGGATAGGATATCTGATAAAATTCAAGGTATGTTGAAGGCGGAATTGTTTCTAGAATTGGATTGCATTGGATATCTAATAAAATTTAAGGTATGTTGAAGGCGGAATTGTGTctcaaattaaattgaattggGATATTTGATAAAATTCAAGGTGTGTTCAAGGGATTTGAGTTTGATTCCTTTATAATCCTACCGTATTTTGTGGGGTTTGAGAAATAAGTTTTATTAGCTAGTAGTTCACTTTTGAGCTTGCCAAAATTTCTTCATGTCTTCCTTCCACATACATACATTAAATATAGCAAGTTATCCAATTTAATCTTCAATACCAAATAAGCCTTTAATTTGTGTTCTATGTATTAGATTACAATTGTAATGTAAAAGTCACTACCACAAACAAATACAGAGATGTGTGCCGATTAGGCACGTTGCTTTAATAACCAAGAAATTTAATTTGCATACACAAACGACAAGtgtaaatgacacaccccgacctggaaagGTTGAAGCATGCTAGCcatcaccgtgaggtgacgtaaccataagggtaagcgatgcaaaaagtgaataaaattaaaactaattagaactaaacagtgaaagagtgcgcaatTCGTGGGTTGgacccactacaattattcaaagtgtaatagacagtgagactacagaagagtagtcaaaacaaccaaagtacacttattacataatagtgataagttcgtacgtCTAAAACATAATGAAATGTCAGAACTGCTGGgattcctcgagtgccacaaagagtacagctatctaagtcctggaggggcgaaaaaacaaagttgagtgggtcagcaaaacaatgcttataagaaaacctttatCTTTGAAAATACTAATCCcttgccgtaaaacatgtatagtttccttaaacaTACTACTCAAGTATATAAACGATAATTCGATAATGTTATAGCAGTAATATAACCAGGAATATGCCAAGTAATGATGTATCAAATGTTACagcaataatcatgtgataatcaagtataactAAGTGatcatccatctaagctgacacacaaGTTTGAACAGATAGTTTCTGACACAAACagaactgggtgtaatcaatatgctctagtactacgatcacgtgaagactggtgcagaagcgcatcacatacaagtcggattgcctagtgcaatctacccgacaagactggcacctaacttggatccaaggtgagtgaatggtgcggatgtgaacatacataTGAAGGACTAGCCCTGACCctagggcgagtactaacaccaggtGCAGCAGGTTGAGCATGTACAATTATGTATGAatgccatgacagtaatattacaaccatatagcagcatttatcacaatatATATCACAATAACAATACTAAGCAATATAAGCGTAAAAGTGAAACaaatacgcatttatggaaactataaatataaatatatatatatatatatatatagtaagtcgctgggtcgtagcccctgagCCTAGCTTAGCCTCGAAAATCCTCGAGATAAGTTTCCCCTAGTAGGAGTCCAATTGTGGTTGAGGTTGACCaaaaaaatggcttgaaagtgaCCAAATGGTCACGGTTTTTGAATGAAAATGTGCAGGTTCTCATTTTTCTCGAGTTTTCCAAGCCATAAATGGCTTGAAAATCGATATGTTGAACTCGCCAAGTCGACCTTCCGAGTTGGTAAGTCAAAAGTTGTCCACACCAAATTTCAAGGACATGGTTGTGATCGTGGGACTGAGCTGATCATAATGGTGTAGTTGgtttaggggtgggcaaacgggtacaggAACCGCAGGTAGGGGCGGGTAATCAAGGTTCGGGGCGGGTACGGGCCGGTTCCAATTTTTTCATAAGTgaaacggggcggggcgggccGGGGTTTTGAAATTTTAGGGGCGGGCCGGGTTTAGGGGTATAGAAAAACAGGGCCCCGGATGGCCCGTTTCTAACTATGgtctctaaaccctaatccattATCCATGATTCACTCCCTCATCCGTCCCCCTTCTTCCTCGTCATCCTTCGTCCCCTTTCTTTTTCGTCCATCCGCCGCCTTCGAGTCCACTGATTCCCACTCGAGTCCACGACTTGAGACTTCCTTCCTCCCACCCACACTATTCTCCACCTAGACAACGACGACACGAAGACGATCTCATCGCCACAAAGACTCTCCTCTCCTTAGTCCTCCCTTTCGAATCTGTCGATTCTCGATCTTCTCCCTCTCAATTCTCGATCTCACTTTTCTGAGTTCCAAATCAACCAATAATTTTGTACTCTGGGTGGGCATGGGCGAATCTCATTGTGTGAAGCCCGTTAGGTCTTCTTCTTACATTGAAGGAAGTTTGGTTGCTAGAAGGCCGTCCTCTTCTGTCTCTGTGCCTATCCCTGAAATTGGCGGTAATTATACTCCAACCTTTGAACTGATATCAGTAACTTCTAGTTATTTATGTTTCCATTTGTAAATTGTATTAGATTGCATGTAAATTTATGTTCTGAGAATTCTATGGCAGGAATGGTTCTGGTTTTTTTAAACTTTATGGtgttttaatattaattttgatttcaatttcTCTTAAGAAATATAAAAATCGAAACAACTACAGAATTTCATTATATTGCTTGGATTCGATGCTCTGCGTACTTGTTTTAACTACAGAATTTCATTGCTTAGTTCTATGACAAAATCATCCTTATGAATAGACATCTTTAATAAAATCTTTAATAAAACCATATGTTATTCCCAACTTCGGATGTAGTATGAAAGGAATCATTGGTTAGTAGCAGGAATTATGTCTGACTTGTTCATTAATTGTATTATTTGATTTACAGGTAATGGAAGCAGTTTTGTAGACAATGGGTTAAGTGAGGAAAATTTTACTTGTCGGGCAGTGATGGAGGCAGTTGGCTCATGTCTCACGAACAAGTGTTCAGAAGGATTACCAGGTAAAGGGTACATATACTACGACTCAGAGTAAGCATGGAGGTGTTGCTTGTGAGGATGTTGGCCATGGTGAGAAACGTGGCGGTGCCGGCGCGGGGCTCGGTGGAGAAGCTGTGGTGCGACGACGAAGGCAGCATTGCGGTGGTTCTGGAGTCCTTTCCGTAGCGgtttcgcaaaaaaaaaaaaaaaaaaaaaaaccaaggacCGGCCCGTTTGAAACGGGCCGGGTTCGGTCCGATTCCTGTAATGAAATATGATGTACCCGACTCGGCCCGGCCCGTTTCTTTTAACCTCCGGTTCCTTGAAAATTAGGTCCGGCCCGActcggcccggcccgtgcccagccctaaGTTGGTTGCCACGTTTGTGTGTTTTTGTGATGGTTgtagagaggaagaaagagagagttcgGTGAGGGAGATAGAAATAGTTcctctttcatttctttttcctttttctaattTGTGACTGAAAGGAGGGAGAGATGGGATAGGTGAGGGAGTGAAATAATGGAGGGGTGCACGGGTAGGATAAAAAGGGGATCCAATGGATAGGTTTTTAGATTTCCTACAGTAAAAggaaatcgaaatctatccgaagtagatatttttacactttaaaatCTACGCCTACTCGTACTagcgtgtacaatttaaatgcgatagcgAGAACTAAAATGGAAAGCAATAGGATAAGTCCACGCCAtttgccaataagggcataatcGTCAAATTACATATTCGGGGATAAATTACAAATGAAAATTAGGAACTGGTCGTCACAGTAAACTCCTGAACAACTACTACATGCACGAAACTACAAAAACATATGATAAGTCGTTGACTTAGGATTGTTATTGGGACACATGTTAAAAATCAGTTAAAATAACGGATTCTAGTGACACATGATAAGTcactaagagcaactccacccaagGAGCCTTTCCCCCTGGCAAttcactattgaatccaccattttgaacagtaactgcctttaatgaatagtaactgccattaatgaacagtaattgtcatttgcatctccacccttggagccctcccccctggcaataggcaataaaatattagttttttttgtttgtttaaataatacaaaataaaattatttgtaatttcggataagattttttaaatcgttctcgttgcaccacgtgtcattttataaaaaaaaaattatttagcgatggatttcgataagatttttatccaatgtcatcgtgccacgtgtcgttatcttttgagaatctttgacgatagattttgagaatctttgacgatagattttgatcaaataataataatgaaattattaggtaacaaataaataatacaaacaaataataataatgaaattattaggtaacaaataaataatacaaacaaataataataatgaaattattaggtcacaaataaataatacaaacaaataataataatgaaattaggtcacaaataaatattgcaaacaaataataataatgaaattaggtaacaaataaatgaaacaaacaaataattataatcaaattaggtaacaaaataataatacaaacaaataattataatatattcttacctcatccgcataatttgccccacttcgaacattattactagcttgtgtcaaggcatctctccacgtactaaaggaatggctaagtattttccaacgattggatatcgattctttggttcttttcccactcatttgctcaacaaatttggtatgaattaaactccacatttctcgcaattgcatctcattacccgtaacggaattatgagtaacttcaacccagctagtgcacaacgcaacatcttcaagaagcgaccaattcGAACCTGCATCAGTAgccattttgtggaaaaaaattggattgaaactttgagagaaagataggaatttgattgaaagtagttgagaaaatatgaaattgtggtgtaaggtagatggagaagaagtggtatttatagaaaagtaaaaacaaatttttacaatttttttttcagattttttacaactttttcggattttttacaatttttttttaaatttttattcaaataattaatctctgccgttggatttaaaaattttgaattccaacagtccagattgtgccacgtgtcacaacggtaacttttcttaattttaaaactatttttccttttttttaaaatttataaaggagattaatatcaaccgttgatctcagatcgaacggttgatataaaatcagtttttttttttttaccgttgtaAATCGGACGGTTCTTATTAAAGAACCGTTGGGATCtaacggaccgtgggaagccacgtggcttcccaacggtaactggCGCGCGGGCCATCCCCCTAAAATCCTGTCGGACGACGCGCCCCCACTAGCGAGTGAGGGGCACgcgcctgacacaaaaaaaaaaaaaaaaaaggccggaCCCAGCCCTTGCGTCAGCCTAACGTCACAAGGCTCGGGGGCCAGGCTTGTCAATTTTCCACGGGCCTCCCactcgggctcccaccctcactcgggcccttCCCCGCTGGAGCTGTTCCCACCGGCCCTCAGGCCCTTTCTCCTCCCCTGTCGCCCGAGCAACCAGCCTCCGCTGGACTTGCTCTAACACAAACAAATACAGAGATGCTTGTCAATCAGGTATATTGCTCTAGTGACCAAGAAATTGAATTTGCATACACACAACGACAAGTGTAAACCCCTAAACAATTATTATATGCACAAAACTACAAATGCATGATATGTTGCTAACTTAATATCGTTATCAGACCATCGGTTCAGAATTCATTTAAATAACAAATATAACACCACATAGATTAATCAAGTATATGAGTATGAGATGAAAATTGCGTCGACCCAACAAACACGATCAGTTGACGAGTGTACTACGAATTCGATTCGACCCAGTATAGTACAAAATAACAAACGTACACATCCATTGCAGAAAGCAAATAAGAATATCCTGTTTGAtacttacccccattttatggagaggctgctcccaagtctcgaacccgagacctaccgctcatgggcgaaggcacttgccatcgcactaAGTGCGACCTCTACATGTACAGCAAAAACTAATTGAGAAAAATACGGAGGTGACACATGTATTATTGggtgaaaaagacaaaattactctCGAGGCACACTCGAACTCCTACGCGCAAGCAACATACAATCAAGTTtaaaagtgatcaaaatagatatttattcaaaacctatttcattcatcctcatcctccccacaaggtaacattcaattattcattcaaaatataattaattacctaaattagttgattaatttcctaattaattaattaattttttaattaattgcaagatattattttgacataataCCTTGCAATTACTCCAAAaaaaccaccataagtggccggGCATTTTCTCCAAATAAGggtcggccacacccctataaatagctTCCATTTCTCCCAAAAACCTTTGAGTCCATTCTCAGttgcggaaatttgcatccacactctGAAACATTCATTCGGATTGCAAATATTTCCACCTCACTAAACTCTCTCAGTTGTAGTGAATCACCTTTCAGATCTCCAATTCGCCAAAGCACTTTTGCAAAACGTAATTACAAGACGGTTTTTTATGCTATTCGCAAACGCTCTTTTTACCGCGAAGTAGGAGTACATTATTGCATACCTCCGTCTGCAATCTCTTGGGTCGTCAATGGCGGATCGGCTGCGTAGTTTCTTTAAGGGCGAGGTCCTCACTTACGCCTATCTTCTTCTCTACATCGCTCTCTCCAGCGGCCAGATCTTCTTCAACAAGGTTGGTACGCACATTGCTTTTCATCTGTTAGCATAGCATTTGTCCAACATTTGGTCTTTTCGTTTGTTTGGTAGGCGGGAAATTTTTGGGGTGAATTTTCTGGGATGTGAAAATTGGAGAAAACCCAATTCGAGTTTGACCAGTTACAAGCGTATGGTGTAGTTTGAGATTGGTTTTTGGTGTTATGGAAACCCATTTAGTGTGATTAGTAGTAGTATTGtgagttttggatgaaagaTAAATTGCATGTTTTGTGTTTCTATTGATTTGGAAATTAAATTAGGTTTTACTTTTTGTTGAGAGTGTATGGATTTGGTACTGATGGATGATTTTGTTGGCTGTGCCTTTCTATTGAAAGATATGAAGGGAGACGAAAAGAAGCAGCTTTTCGAAGAAGCATTCTAATAAACTAGCTCGTACTTCCTAATTGCTTTTCCAGAAGCAGTTGTTGTGGGCTTTTGTTCTCTAATGTATTGCTGTGCATTAACAAATGGAGATAGAGAGACACAAAAAGTTGAGGAGGTGCTTTAAAATTTGCAATTGGCAAGAATTTACACAAAAAGTTCACATCTTGTTTTATGACCGTGCTTAATGTTTTGAAAGTATGGATATGGCGAAGACATGCATCTTAGGACCTTAAACTTAGCATGAAATGTATTGAGATCTAGAGAGAGATACATACATAGTTTACGAATACCCTGTGTTCAGGTATTTGATATGGTATTAGTTTCTCAAGAAAATCAATGGTTTTTACTTGCTTTCCCTCATCCTCTTTGAATCTGATTGAGGGCTGTAGATGATTGTTAAATTAAAGCAAGGGAAGTCAAGTACAGCTTTGGAGGTCTTGTTCTGGTAATGTCGATaagatagtttttttttttagggaggGGGCGGCTGGGTGGCTATACCTAACTCTACAGGAATTTGTTAGCAAGTACTTTGTATTGGAACAAAAGAATGATAAATTTTTTTGATAAAGGTCTACAGTGAAGAAATATAGCATCCTCTACATGTTGCGTTAATGCTCACCATGTCAGCATTTGTTTAATTTGATAACTCCTTGTTACTTAATGTTGATTTTTGGGTCTCTACTTTGAAAATATTACTCTCATTCTTAATCTTTAAATTGTGGAATGCAGTGGGTTTTGTCGTCCAAGGAAATAAACTTCCCTTATCCTCTTGGATTGACTCTACTTCACATGGTCTTCTCCTCTGTCTTGTGCTTTTTACTCACGAAAGTTTTTAAGGTATGCAGGTAACTAAATGTTGTGATAATCATTAAAACTGAATTTTCCATTGGTTCTCTTaaacttatttttttattctatgATTTTACAGATTTTGAAGGTTGAGGAAGGAATGACTGTAGAAATGTAAGTAAGGAGCCTCAAAGATGATATCTGTCGAATTTTACTCATTTTTGTGGAATTAAAGATGAATTTATGAATCTCTTTTGTGGCAACCAAATAATTAGGGATTTATGTTCGGATCATAGCTTGATGGTGCCAATGAGCTATTTTCATTGTTCAGAAGTATAAAGATAGTGCTAGTGACTCAAGCTCAATGATATTTGTTTTGGCTCTTAATTAAACTGACTCCAGCTATCTTATGAAGATTAAATATACTAGGAAAGTAAAACACACTAAGCCGTTGGTGTTTTAAAACCAACAAGTTGAATTGCAATATTGGCTAGCTAGTTGCTACGCATATGCAATTCCCTCCAcgcttgaagcatgtggagttGTTGATCCTATTGCTGACTTAAATTACTTTGAACTTTTTTcctaaaaaatgaaagaaaagtaCTTGAACAATTTTCTTGCTGGTACTTAACACTAAGATCATTTATCCTCCGACTAAAGTAACTGTGCAATCGTTTATGTCAGCTCATGTTTGTCTACTTTTTTACTGATTTCCCACTCAGAATCTAATGAAGTTTTAGTTATACAGATACGTGACATCAGTAATACCAATAGGTGCAATGTTTGCAATGACTCTTTGGCTGGGAAATACTGCCTACATGTATATTTCTGTTGCATTTGCACAGATGTTGAAAGCAATCAGTAAGTTTTCactacttttttgttttttgatccACTGTAAAGCCTCTGGGCATACGGAGCAATGTCTTCTGTGTTATTTGATGGTTGGCCCTTTGGCTGTACGTTTGTTCAGCAGTCAGAAAGTAGGTTGGTCAACAGGTCTGGCGATTGTATAACCATCCATCATGATTAGGAATTCTCTATCCAAGTCTCTGATTTCTTAAACATATGCATGCAGTGCCAGTAGCTGTTTTCATTCTTGGAGTAGCAGCAGGACTTGAGGTAATGAGCGGCAGAATGCTGTTGATCATGTCAGTGATAAGTTTTGGTGTTCTTGTGGCTTCTTACGGTGAAATAAATATCAGCTGGATTGGAGTAGTTTATCAGATGGGAGGAGTTGTTGGAGAAGCTTTAAGACTTATTTTTATGGAGATTTTTGTTAAAAGGAAGGGtctcaaattaaacccaataTCTCTCATGTACTATGTTAGCCCGTGCAGGTACACATTTCTACTTTTAAAATTCCTCAAGCTTTGCCGTTCTGCTTATATAATTTTGTACACCTGTGTGATTTGAGTATTGAATTTGTATGCAGTGCTGTTTGCCTATTCATTCCATGGATCTTTTTGGAGAAATCAAAGATGGAAGAAAATAGCTCATGGAACTTTCCCCTGCTTGTGCTAACACTCAACTCTCTGTGTACTTTTGCCCTCAACTTATCAGTTTTCCTGGTGATCACTCATACAAGTGCCTTGACCATTCGCGTTGCGGGAGTTGTCAAGGATTGGGTGGTTGTCTTATTGTCTGCCATTATTTTTGCTGATACAAAGCTCACTCCTATAAATCTGGTCGGTTATGCCATTGGTAAGTATCTGACCTTGTCTCTTTCAAAGACTTGTTTATTTTCCAAAATAATTATTTGTCACAGTGATGGTTTTTGAGTTCTACATATTTCTGATTTTAATATATACCACCAGGTTATATGTAGATTGTGATGTTATAATAACCCAGAGGTCTCTGAGTTGATACTAGATTCCGATTAGTAGTATACAATTTTGAGTTTAAAGTGGCTTAGTTTTTGGGTGTTCATTGATATCTGATTGGGGGTGTTTTAGACAACAACACAGTGTTGTATCTTTTCCTCTTTTGAAGGGTAACGCGGAAATACCATGATATATTTTAAGAGTAATGTCGAGATGTTTAAATGCATAGTTTTGACTGACAAACAACATAACGAATTAAATATTATCTACAAACCAATACACATGATAATGATACATTAGTTTTTATGCAGCCATAGCAGGTGTAGCGGCATATAATAATCACAAGTTAAAAAAGGAAGTCTCTAAAAGCAACTCTGACGAACCTGAAAGTTCTCAACCTATACTAATGGCTGCACCATCAAATTCCGACAAGTAGCGATGTCACAGGAGCATTCAGACTAGTTATTTTTGAGGTATGTTCATTTAGCAAAATGTTTCTTCCCGAATCCATTACTTATCTTCTTGGGTTTTCAAACTGCCCCAGAAATTGATGAATTGTGTGGTACTGTAGTGGCCGTTGCAATTTACATAGCTGGATGGAACTCTATAAATAATTTGAGATTACGGTTTGTTGAAGCTTCGGTGGTTAAGGGCTTCCCTGTTTGTTATCATTGTTGCAGTTGCTCCTGTGGCGGTGTAAATTTTGTGGCGGTTTGAAGCAGAACTGCCATTCAAAGTATAAAGATGAGAAATTCACACAATTGTAACATCATCACAGAGGTAGGCATTTCAAAAGTTGGTATACTTCTGCTAATCATAGATGATTTGTATGCAAAGCAAGTGCCATTGTCACTGTCATAGAAACTCTCTGTTTATAAATTTCCTGATAAATCTTTACAGCTCACATTTGTATCACAGCATGGGCATATACGATGCTTACTCTCTGTACAAAGATTTATACTTTGAACCTCGACTTTTTCCATGGTAAATTATGTTCAGAGAAGTTTGTACCCCCTCCCCTGCTGCCGCTTAAACGGAGAAATTCTTCGATGGAAGAATCTCCTGTAAATGGCAGCAACCAAATTGTTGCACATGTAGAACGAATTTGTTTGGGcggagaaaaaaaatttgatagaTATCCAGATTAAACTCGTCCGCTGATATTTTAACGCACCAAATTGTTATGGGCTTTGGTTTTTTTTCCCTCTCAAGACAAGTCGTGCACAATTGTGAAACGGCGCATGATCAAATTCTATACTGTTGGGCTTCTGAGACGTAACACACGCACCAAAAATACGGCGTTAGAATGCTGGCACGTGATATAATAATTTCTCGTTTTCAACTTGCAAATATCGTCTCTAAATTGTGTATATTCACGAAACTACGTTGTTGGAGGATTGGTCTTTAATTAGGAGATACTTGATATATGCAAATTAGACCAGTTGGCTAAGGCAACGTGTTAGCACCCTTGCATCTGATGCGATTCCTCTTCTTTAAATGCAAGATTGGATATCTTATTGTAAAAATCTGAATGGTTTAGAATCGCTCGATAAAGttgaaaaaagaaatattatatTTGATGGGCCTTAGTTCGAATTAGAAACTTAATTAAACAACCCAACAAGGCCCATAGCCCGCCTTTTGCGACATCCGACTGTAGAGATCCTGAAGAGGGAAGACCAAATAATAAAGAGGGAAAATCAGGGGATTTTTGGGGTTTGGAAGGTAAAGGGCTTTTCCTGCTTcgtctcctccttcttcttcttcacatctctccctctctcgcaTGTCTCTGCCCGTACCCGCCTTCTTCCCTCTCTCCCACTCTTTCCTTATTTAAtcctttaaaattttcaaaaaacaatttaatattataatttttttttaattcgaaTTTTTCCGTGGGAAGAAATAGGCGGTATTGGTGGGGGGAAGAGATATGCGAttggggtggtggtggtgcagcATCATCATCGGAAGGGCGGCGTCGTGTGATGGTCGTCGTCGACGTTGACGTTGATGGGCCTGCAATTCCAATTGCAGATGAGTTGGCAGCCGAGTCTACTGAGTCAGAAGCGGAAGAATGGCCTGCCGCCTCTAGGGTTACGCAACCTCGGCAACTCTTGCTACCTCAACAGCGTCCTCCAGTGCCTCACCTACACCCCTCCTCTCGCCAATTTCTGCCTCCGCAAACTCCACACCTCTCTCTGTAAgtacaactctctctctctcttcctctgtgATTTTGTTTGAATTCGAATTCGAATTCAACCGAAACGGCATTGAATTCAATCTGCAGGTGACTCTTCGGATGCGGAGCGGAAGCGCGACTGTCCCTTTTGCATTCTGGAGAAGCAGATAGTGCGGTCCCTGAGTCAGGATCTCAGTCCGGATGCGCCACAGAAGATACAGAGCTGTCTCGGGATTTTTGCCGAACACTTTCGGTGCGGACGACAGGAGGACGCTCATGAGTTCCTGCGCTACGTCATTGATGCTTGCCACAACACCTGCCTTCGGCTCATGAAGCTGCGACGCAATGCCACAGCCAACGGAAACGCTGCCAATGGCAATGGCAAAATGGCCAACGGCATAGGCAATGGGGAGGCGGCAACTTCAACGGTGGTGAAGGAGATATTTGGTGGAGCATTGCAGAGCCAGGTGAAGTGTCTATCTTGTGGCACAGAATCCAATAAGGTTGATGAGATAATGGATATTAGTCTTGATGTTTTGCATTGTAATTCGCTTAAAGACGCATTGCAAAGGTTCTTTCAGCCTGAGATTTTGGATGGCCAGAACAAGTACAAATGCGAAAGgtatcatctctctctctctctctctctctctctctctctctcactgctTTTTCATGTTTTGGGTGCTTGTCcttttgttttgggttttgattgaGGTATT is from Malus sylvestris chromosome 5, drMalSylv7.2, whole genome shotgun sequence and encodes:
- the LOC126622229 gene encoding probable sugar phosphate/phosphate translocator At3g14410; translation: MADRLRSFFKGEVLTYAYLLLYIALSSGQIFFNKWVLSSKEINFPYPLGLTLLHMVFSSVLCFLLTKVFKILKVEEGMTVEIYVTSVIPIGAMFAMTLWLGNTAYMYISVAFAQMLKAIMPVAVFILGVAAGLEVMSGRMLLIMSVISFGVLVASYGEINISWIGVVYQMGGVVGEALRLIFMEIFVKRKGLKLNPISLMYYVSPCSAVCLFIPWIFLEKSKMEENSSWNFPLLVLTLNSLCTFALNLSVFLVITHTSALTIRVAGVVKDWVVVLLSAIIFADTKLTPINLVGYAIAIAGVAAYNNHKLKKEVSKSNSDEPESSQPILMAAPSNSDK